AAAATGAGTCGTGGCCTCCGGGCGGAGGATCTGTTTCATATAAATCCTCGTAAAGTAATCAACCACATCCACGTGGTAAATCGTATAGAGGGGATAGCCGCGCTCCGCCAACAGACGGAAATCCGGGCCTTCCGAGACATCGTTGCACAGAACGATCGTCTTTGATGGATCGCGCGTCAGGATGGCGCGGGTAACGGCATTCCCAAAGGCACGGCAAAATCGCGCGTACGCCCACTCCGACAACCGGACCAGATCCTTTCCCTGCGGCGCTTCACCCCCGAGGATAGCCGGGGTGATCAACTCAAAGGGAAATGGGGACGTTTGACGCCATTCCTTGACCAATTGTTCGCAGACCGCGCCGCCGCCGCCAAGCGGCACGCGTTCCAGAAAAAATCCGCCGTGGGCCGCGGTATAGAGGACCTTTTTGACGAGTTCCTCAGTCATCGGGTGAAAACGTCCAGCGATACGTCGCCTGAGCACCGCCGGGCTCCCACTCAAAGGCGGCCAGAGCCGCGGTCCGGAAACCCACGTCATGACCGCTCCAGTGGCTGGCGAGCAGGCCCAGATCCGGCTGGTGGCCGATGAGAATGATCCCCCGAACCGACTCCGGCTGTTTCAGGAGGTCATCGATGAGAGGCGCGCGGCCGCGAGGCGCCAAGTGCAAAGAGGTTTGAATATCGGTCACCGACAACCGTTCAGCCAGAAAGTGAGCGGTCTGCACCGCCCGCAGCGCCGGACTGCTCACGATCACACTCACGGTTCCGGCCCGTTTTTGAAGCGCCACGGCAACGGCTTCAACCTGGAGGCGTCCGTGCGGCGTCAACGGGCGGTCCTTGTCCCGGTGGACCTCCCCTCCGATGGAAGCGGCTTCGGCGTGGCGCATCAGATAAACGTTCAGCATTTTCATCTATGTTATACTTCTGGCCATGCGCTGGATTGATCGTCTCGAACGGCACATCGGCCGCTGGTCCATTCCGGAATTTCCGCTGTTCATCGTCGTTGCCAACGGCGCGATTTATCTCCTGAGCCAGGTTCAACCCGCGTTTCTTTCTCAGCTACTGCTGGATCCGGACGCGGTCCGGGCGGGCCAGTGGTGGCGGATCGTGACCTTCCTGTTCGTCCCACCGTTTGCCGGAAGCCTTATTTTACTCGTCTTTTGGCTTTATCTCTTGTATACCTATGCCCATGCCCTAGAACAGGAATGGGGCGAGTTTCAATTTTGTTTTTTCTACTTGATTGGAGCCGCCGCCACCGCGATCGCCGCTCTGTTTATCGCGAGGGACACGATCTCCAACGTTCCATTGAACACCACGTTGTTCCTGGCCTTTGCCACTCTTTTTCCCAACGTCGAGCTTCTCTTGTTTTTCGTTCTGCCGGTGAAAGTGAAATATATCGCCTGGGTCCTCTGGGGGATGAGCGGAGTGTCGTTGGTGATGGGAAGTTTTGTTACGCGCGTCGCGATAGCGGCATCGCTGCTCAATTATCTTCTATTTTTTGGACCCGAGCTTCTGGAAGCGCTTAAACTCAGAGTTCAGGTTGCACGGAACCGGCGGCGGTTCAGATCGCCGCCGACATCCTAGCCTCCCTCGTCCGAAAAGCTATTCCGCCTGCTGGCTGAGATAATAAAGAATCCCCACGATCACCAGACAGACAATCACTAAAATCGTCCAGTTAAACCCGGAGCTGGTGGCCTTATCCAAAGCGGCATAACGCGAGGTGTTGCCGCTGCTGATATTATCATCGCGTTCTTTCCACTTACTGAAGAAAATGCCGCAATGGGGGCATTCCTTACTCTCTTCGCTGACAGCGGTATTGCACTGCGGGCAATTATTCATTGAGGAAAACCTTACAATAAAAATGTTTTTTCTTCAAACACGTCCTCGGACGTCCTCCAACCCGGAGAGAACGTCCAAAGGAACCTCGACACAGGCCAAGGCGGAACGGTGGCTCCGCGGACCATGACAGTCGGAGCCGCCTGTGACCACCAAATGATATGTTTTCGCCAGATCCAGGTAGCGCTGTGTGAGCGCGCGGCCATGTTCCGGATAATACGCTTCAATCCCCATCAGCCCCTGATCGACCAACCGCTGCAACGAGATCCCGCCTGCATCGTGAGACGGATGGGCCAGCACCGGGATGCCTTTGGCCTGACGGATGGTTTCGATCACCTCCGAAGCCGTCGGGAACTCGGCGGGGACATAGGCGGGACCGTCTTTCTTGAGGAACCGCTGGAAGGCCTCCTTCCAACTCCGGACTACTTTTTTCTCCATCAGCGCCGCCGCCAGATGGGGGCGCCCGATTACTCCGCCTTTGGCCAACGCCAACACCCGCTCAAATTCGACGGGGATGCCCAGACACCCCAGCTTGGCAACCATGGCCTTCATGCGTTCTTCCCGAAACTGGCGGTAGGTCCACAAGCGATTTTGCAATCCGGGAGACGACGGATCGATAAAATAGCCTAGCACATGGCAGGCGAGATCCCCTTCGGCGTTCAGTTCAATTCCCGGGATCAGCCGGACAAGTGGATAATGGTCTTGAAGTGGAAGGACGGCTTGAAAACCAGCGGTGGTATCGTGATCGGTGATGGATAGAACCTGGACACCAATCTCAGCGGCTTTATCGAATAGTTGTACCGGCTCCCAGGTTCCGTCGGAAGCCGTGGTGTGCGTATGCAAGTCAATGCGGCTGGCCATAAACAGGTGGAACGACTACCGAAACCCTCAGGAGGCCACTACCGAAAGGGCCGTGTCGTTAAGCAGGAAAAGGTTCGGTCGGAGGAAATTCGTTTTCCGTTTGACAGTAAATACAGTAACGGGCCCACGGCATCACTTCCATGCGGCCGCGGGAGATGTTCCGGCGGCAGGATTCGCAGAGCCCATAAACGCCTTTTTCAATCTTGCGCAGCGCGGCTTCAATCATATCCAGCGTCTGCTTCTCCGAATCCGTCAACTCAAAAAGCATTTCTTTTTCAACGGAACGGGTAGCGACATCCGCTTCATCGCCGGTGTCCGGTTCGACATCCTGGATTTCCTGCTCTTTTTTCCGTTGGACAACCGAGAAAAGTTCCTCGCGCTTCTGGCTCAGGACCTCACGAAACTTATTGATCTGGGAATCGGTTAACGCGGGCTCCTTTTTGACTTTCGAAGAGGACCCCGCCAGCGGTGCCTCGCCGCCCGCGGCTAATTGCATTTTCTTTGTCGTAAAAATGAGTTTCGGCGATGGCTTAAATTTTCGGACTCGTTTGACCGTTTTCGCTTTCTTCGGTTTCACGGCCTTCGCAGCCTTTTTAGCCTTCTTCGGCTTCACGGCCTTTTTGGCTTTCTTCAATTTCTTCGTTTTTGCGGGTTTCTTGAATTTCTTCGCTTTTTTCGCCATAACCGGCTCCTGTTCTAAGATCGATCTCGGTCCATTCAAAGTTGGAGCGAGGGCATAAGCTACACGATTGTTCTTGGGCCTGTCAATCCCCCGGCTTCTACCGGGTCGCCACGACTTTGACTGTTCGCAACTCGTCGGTTTCCTGGCCGCTCACGCGAATATCCTTGTGCGCCATGTCCGTTAGATAATCCTGAATTTCCTGGGTAATGCGTTCGCCGGGAATCAACACCGGGATGCCCGGCGGGTACGGCGTCAGCGTCTGGGCGCTGATATGACCGGCGGCCTTGGACAAGGGGACCCGTTTGGAGCGACGCTGGAAAAAGACATCCCGCGGCGTGATGACCATTTCCGTGGACAAGGACGGCAGTTGCAAAACCCAATTCTTTTCCTGTCCCGGATCTTTCCGGTCGATGGCCTCCAGCGCGGTGAGCAGTTTTTCCACATCCTTCCGCGTCGTGCCGATTCCCATAATGGCGACGAGGTTGAACAGGTCGGCGCAGTCCACCTGGATCCCGTACTCAAAAGCCAAACGATGCTCCAGTTCATGGCCGGAGAGTCCCGTCCGCGTCACATTGAGCGTGAGCTTGGTCACATCCAGGTCGTACCCCTTGGCGCGAATCTCTTCCTGGGTCATGCAATAAATATGCCGCATCCGGTTGACCCGCTCCCGCGCTTCCTCCGCGATATGGATCAGCCGCCCGAAGATTTTTTCCCCGTGAAAAAAGGCCTGCTTGCGCGCCGCATCGAGCGACGCCATAATAAAATAATTGGGGCTCGTGGTCTGCAGCAGCGACAAGATTTTCCGTACCCGCATGACATCGATCTGATCGGAATTGATATGCAGCACCGACCCTTGCGACAGCGCTCCCAGGATCTTATGGGTCGACTGCACGCACAAATCCGCTCCCGCCTCCACCGCGGAGGTCGGCAGGGCCGGATGAAACTTCAAATGGGCGCCATGGGCTTCGTCGACCAGGAGCAGTTTTCCGCGCGAGTGACAGATTTCCGCGATTTTTTTCAGATCCGTGGTCACGCCATGGTAGGTGGGGCTTGTGACAAAAACCGCTTTGGCCTCCGGGAACTGTCGCAACGCTTCTTCTACCTGTCCGGCGTCTGAATCAAAGATGACATCGAGATGCTGGTCAATCTTGGGTTGAATCCAGATCGGCCAGACCCCGGACATAATGATGCCGGACAGCGTGGATTTGTGGGCGTTACGGGAAAGAATGACCGAATCGCCCGGACGGCAGGCGGCCATCAGCATCGCCATATTGCCGACCGAGGAACCGTTCACCAGAAACTGGGAATACTTGACACCGTACGCCTGAGCCATCAGTGCCTGGGCTTTTTTGATCGGACCGACCGGATCGTGCAACGAATCCACTTCGGGGAAAACAGTGACGTCCAGTTTGTAGACGTTCCGGCCCGTGAAGGAGCGCAGTTTCGGATCGATGCCCTGACCGTTCTTGTGGCCAGGCGTGTGGAAAGACGTCACCCCGCGCTTGGCGCGGGCCAACAAAACATCCAACAACGGTGTACGTTCCTGGCTATGCATACCAGAAGGAAGGAGTATTCACGTCTTATTTGAAAAAGAAAACGGGTTTCTTTTCGGTAATGATTTGCTTTTCCCGGCTCAAGCTCTGCCGGAGATACTTCGGGATGTTAAAGAGTCCCTGATGCGCCTCTCCGTCATAGAAACGCAGGTCCTTCCGAAAAGCGCGCACGTTTCGATCAATTCTTTTAGGGGAAAGCGTTTTTGGATCGGCCTTTTGCGTGCACAGCAGATAAGCCCACGGCACATCGAACGAGGGCACAAAGGCGTAAAACGGACGAACCACTTTAAAAATCTTGCGCAGCGTATTGAAGAGGACCGAATGGAAGTGAATCTGGATCATGCTTCCGGAACCGGCCTGGGCGACAAAGATTCCCCCGGGAGCCATGCGCTGGATCATTTTTTTATAAAACTCCACCGTGTAGAGCTGGTAAGCGGGCCCACCCTCGATCGGGGTGGGCAGATCCGAAATGATAATGTCGAATTTCTCATGGGTCTGAAGGACGAATTCGCGCGCATCCCCGATGATCAGACGGGTCTTGGGATGCACCAGGGTACCCTGGTGCCATTCCTTCAAATACCGCTTGCAGAAATCCACCACTTCGCCGTCAATATCCACCATGGTCACGCGCTTCACGCCGCGATGCCGGAGGATTTCCCGAACGGTTGCACCCTCGCCACCTCCCAGGATCAACACTTCTTTTGGATCCCGGTGCAGTACCATGGCGGGCTGCACGAGACACTCGTGGTAGATAAACTCATCCAGCTGCGCCGACTGCATCTCGCCATCCAGAATCAGGCAACGCCCGAAGGAATACGAGTCTCCTAAAAGGGCGTTCTGGAACCGGGTCCGTGTTTTCACCAGCGTCTGTTTGAACCGGTGGCTGTGCGATTCGTGCGGGCTGAAACGCTCCGTGAACCATTCACTGGAACGTTTGATCTTAGAAGAAGTGATAAACGAACCGCTGGAAGAAGAAAAGTCCATTCCGTTGATAATCAGGGCTTATGCTTGAGGAGACGGGCTGGGATGGGGAGCACGCCGCGCTTCATTTCCATCGCCGTCATGTTTTTGGCCTTGAGCTTTTTGGCAATATAGCTATACGCCCGCCAGGGGTTGATTTCCGTCCCGCAGGTATAGACGTCGATAGACGCATAATTGAATTCAGGCCAGGTATGGATCGCCAGATGGGATTCGGCGATGACGACGACTCCGGAAATGCCATGGGGATTAAAGGTGTGAAAGACCACATCAATGATCCGGGCGTGAGCGTGTTTGGCCGCATCGACCATAATACCCTCCACCTTGTGAACATCATTCAAGATTTTGGGATCACAACTGTACAGTTCGATCAGCAGATGGCGCCCGAGAGATCTCAATTCTTTACCTGGTGATTCCAGTAGTCCTGATGTTCATGAAAATTTGTGAGACAAATTATAGATTTTTTATTTTCTCTGTCAAGGGAATTTCGGCCGTCAAAAACGTGTTCCTCGTACGCGTGCGCGTCCGGAGCGCAAAAAAGCGCGGCGCCCATTCGCCGATCGTTTCGAAGGTTCTTTCCCA
This genomic stretch from Elusimicrobiota bacterium harbors:
- the sixA gene encoding phosphohistidine phosphatase SixA codes for the protein MKMLNVYLMRHAEAASIGGEVHRDKDRPLTPHGRLQVEAVAVALQKRAGTVSVIVSSPALRAVQTAHFLAERLSVTDIQTSLHLAPRGRAPLIDDLLKQPESVRGIILIGHQPDLGLLASHWSGHDVGFRTAALAAFEWEPGGAQATYRWTFSPDD
- a CDS encoding rhomboid family intramembrane serine protease gives rise to the protein MRWIDRLERHIGRWSIPEFPLFIVVANGAIYLLSQVQPAFLSQLLLDPDAVRAGQWWRIVTFLFVPPFAGSLILLVFWLYLLYTYAHALEQEWGEFQFCFFYLIGAAATAIAALFIARDTISNVPLNTTLFLAFATLFPNVELLLFFVLPVKVKYIAWVLWGMSGVSLVMGSFVTRVAIAASLLNYLLFFGPELLEALKLRVQVARNRRRFRSPPTS
- a CDS encoding zinc ribbon domain-containing protein: MNNCPQCNTAVSEESKECPHCGIFFSKWKERDDNISSGNTSRYAALDKATSSGFNWTILVIVCLVIVGILYYLSQQAE
- a CDS encoding PHP domain-containing protein, with the translated sequence MASRIDLHTHTTASDGTWEPVQLFDKAAEIGVQVLSITDHDTTAGFQAVLPLQDHYPLVRLIPGIELNAEGDLACHVLGYFIDPSSPGLQNRLWTYRQFREERMKAMVAKLGCLGIPVEFERVLALAKGGVIGRPHLAAALMEKKVVRSWKEAFQRFLKKDGPAYVPAEFPTASEVIETIRQAKGIPVLAHPSHDAGGISLQRLVDQGLMGIEAYYPEHGRALTQRYLDLAKTYHLVVTGGSDCHGPRSHRSALACVEVPLDVLSGLEDVRGRV
- a CDS encoding TraR/DksA family transcriptional regulator — translated: MAKKAKKFKKPAKTKKLKKAKKAVKPKKAKKAAKAVKPKKAKTVKRVRKFKPSPKLIFTTKKMQLAAGGEAPLAGSSSKVKKEPALTDSQINKFREVLSQKREELFSVVQRKKEQEIQDVEPDTGDEADVATRSVEKEMLFELTDSEKQTLDMIEAALRKIEKGVYGLCESCRRNISRGRMEVMPWARYCIYCQTENEFPPTEPFPA
- a CDS encoding aminotransferase class I/II-fold pyridoxal phosphate-dependent enzyme, whose product is MHSQERTPLLDVLLARAKRGVTSFHTPGHKNGQGIDPKLRSFTGRNVYKLDVTVFPEVDSLHDPVGPIKKAQALMAQAYGVKYSQFLVNGSSVGNMAMLMAACRPGDSVILSRNAHKSTLSGIIMSGVWPIWIQPKIDQHLDVIFDSDAGQVEEALRQFPEAKAVFVTSPTYHGVTTDLKKIAEICHSRGKLLLVDEAHGAHLKFHPALPTSAVEAGADLCVQSTHKILGALSQGSVLHINSDQIDVMRVRKILSLLQTTSPNYFIMASLDAARKQAFFHGEKIFGRLIHIAEEARERVNRMRHIYCMTQEEIRAKGYDLDVTKLTLNVTRTGLSGHELEHRLAFEYGIQVDCADLFNLVAIMGIGTTRKDVEKLLTALEAIDRKDPGQEKNWVLQLPSLSTEMVITPRDVFFQRRSKRVPLSKAAGHISAQTLTPYPPGIPVLIPGERITQEIQDYLTDMAHKDIRVSGQETDELRTVKVVATR
- the speE gene encoding polyamine aminopropyltransferase, whose protein sequence is MDFSSSSGSFITSSKIKRSSEWFTERFSPHESHSHRFKQTLVKTRTRFQNALLGDSYSFGRCLILDGEMQSAQLDEFIYHECLVQPAMVLHRDPKEVLILGGGEGATVREILRHRGVKRVTMVDIDGEVVDFCKRYLKEWHQGTLVHPKTRLIIGDAREFVLQTHEKFDIIISDLPTPIEGGPAYQLYTVEFYKKMIQRMAPGGIFVAQAGSGSMIQIHFHSVLFNTLRKIFKVVRPFYAFVPSFDVPWAYLLCTQKADPKTLSPKRIDRNVRAFRKDLRFYDGEAHQGLFNIPKYLRQSLSREKQIITEKKPVFFFK
- the speD gene encoding adenosylmethionine decarboxylase gives rise to the protein MRSLGRHLLIELYSCDPKILNDVHKVEGIMVDAAKHAHARIIDVVFHTFNPHGISGVVVIAESHLAIHTWPEFNYASIDVYTCGTEINPWRAYSYIAKKLKAKNMTAMEMKRGVLPIPARLLKHKP